The segment TCTTGCTTTGGTTTCCGTGTTTCCGACGAGACGTGGGAACAAAAAGCTCAAGACCGCATTATCGAGATCTACAACCATCAAGGCGTTCAACTTCATCGCAGCCTCAACTTCTTTAAAACTTGTGGCTATTCTCTTTTAGATTTGTGTGTGAACGAATGGTACGTCCTTTGGGAGCGCCCTAGCAGAGTCATGGAGCAACTAAACGCGATCGTGGCTCAAGTGATGAGCGGAGCTCCCCGCGCAAACACCGAGATGCCAGTAGGCCCTCACGTTGTTCGTGAAACTTATGATGATGGAACTACTCAGCCCTTCTTACCTCGTTCTATTATCGTTCAGTTTAGAGATATGTATCCGACGCTCAATGCCCGCAATGAAATCTGCGGCTTTGTCGTCACCTCCGAGGCACGACTCCTCAATGTCGGCGACGACGCCTTGAAACTCGATTTTATCTAAACCCAAAGGCTGCTTTAAGCAGCCTTTGTTTTTTTCGCGTACTTCACCGCGATCTCATTCAACATCTTTGAGTACAGATAACCTGTTTGCTCAATATTTCTAATCAGGTCTTCGTAGTCCGCGGGCGGAATATCGCTCACCTTATCGCGGATTGTTTTAACGTGGCCGACATCTTCGGCCGCGTGCAAAGTAATAAAGCTGATGGTCTCGGGACCGTGAGCTTTACGCGCACGCTGAGTGATCATTTGACCACGATCACATGACAGTCTTTCTAAACACCAGAAGAATCCAAAGTGTGCAAACGGCGTTTGGTGCAAGAAGTGATACTGACTTTGGATCATCAACTGAGCTTCAGTTGTTTCGGGAATGTCTTCGACTTTCCATTCCATGGCCTCGAAATCGCGATAAGCCATCATCTCGTGACCTGTTTCTTCGCGAAGATGATGCAAATAGAATTGATGGAAAGATTCCTGATCAATTTTCATCAAGCCCGCTGACAACGTCAGAAAGCGCGTTGTGTGGCGGACCGTGTAGTAAGTCTGTCCCAACCATTGAGCATAACAAGCCTCGTCTTCCCAAGGAAACGCATCAACAGCATCAGCCATTTTCTTGACTGCGATTTCAAAAGCACCCTCTACGTCTTCAATTTTATATTTACGCATGACAACTCCTCCGTGAGTTATATTTAAAACTAAACTGCAATTTTTCTTTCGATATCGCCTGTCGACGGAATATACGGGCTTTCATTCCACAGCTTGTCGACGAGATCGCTGAGTTCTTGGCGTGGATGCTTTGCCATTACGTCGCTAAAGAAACCCATAAGCTCAACCGTATCACCGTGTCCCGATGGAACCTCGTATGCAATTTCTTGTGCGCCCCACTTGCCACACACTCCTTGCACGTTACGATCACGGCGAAGGGCTGCAGTCATGCCATCAGGGTTTAACCAAGCAAATGTCTTCGCCACAGTTCCCATCAAAAGATCTTTCATCGGAAAACCTAAATTCACGCCGCGGGCTTCGCGAGCCACCGTGAAGTTACTGCACACAACGATCTTGTCGCCGCGCGAACGTAATTTTTGAATATGAGTTTCGCCCCAATTTGAAAAATAAGAATCTTTTGCCATCGTCGGCATCGTCGGATCGGCCCAACGATAGAAGCACACTGCAAGGCACTTTCCATCCACAAGTATACCACCCACATAATCCTGACGGGTGAAGGCATCTGATTTCAAATATCCATCGGGCTTACCGAGTTCTTTGAAAGCTTCGGTCCAAACATTCCACCAGCAATTAAAAACATTTTGATACAAATCTTTGATCTCCGGCGCTGGCCACTGACCGGGTACGATCACGTATTCTAACTTCATGACTTCCTCCTAAAACAAATCCATTTATAAACAGTATTTATTCAAAGAGGAGACCAGAGTTGGCTCGAACAATAAAATCAAGCGATAGGCCCAGTAAAAATTTTTTTGCGGGGTTTCAAACCAGGACCTTTTCGTGCACTTCGGTCCACTAAAGAGGCTAGCTGGCCTCTTTTTAAATTGCTCTATAATGTAGTTTTAATTTATGAGCGTAGTCGTGAGGGTTTTCCCTTTGATTTTTTGCCGGATGACAACATCGCCGCATAATTACGCTCTGCTTTTTCGATATGATCTCGAACGAGATGTGCAACTTCATAAGGCTGTTCGACGACGAGAGAGTAACCCGCGTGATGGAGAGTCTTATACGTCACATGTGGAATCGCCAGTCCTAAACGCTTATAGGAAGCTAAATATTCTGGAACATCCTCATCCCCGGCAATAATCAAAACAGGCACAGAAATTTTCTGTAAGTCCTCTTTTGAAATCGTCTGGCGATGAAAAATCTGACGGGCATTTTCAAGTTCGTCGACAGACATTACTTTCAAATGTTGCAGGATCTTTTCACGCCGCTCAATGACCGACGGATCCATGCTCGTTCGGAATGTTTCGCCAAAAACTCGGTTCACAAAGCTCTGCATACCAAGACGAGGCCCCTCCTTCTTTAAATTATCCAGATAGTTGTCCATGTCTTTGGCCTCTTTGGTGGTGGCCCCTTCAGGCACGGCCCCCATTAACGTGCAGCTCTTTAAGAGATCCGAGCGTTGCACAGCCAAGTTCAATCCAACAAAAGCGCCTAGACAATTTCCCACGAAGTGACAGGGCTCTAAATTTAAATACTCAATCAGGGCAATGGTGTCTTTCGTTGAAGTTTGTAGGTCCGACTTTTTAGTATTTCGCGCACTCTGCCCCTGCCCACGATGGTCATAGGTCACCACACGAAATTCATCATTGAAAAGCTCCAGGAGCGGTTTATAGACGGACATATCAATGTATAGAAGAGGACTAAAAACAATCGCTGGCGCCTCTTTAGGGCCGTAGTCTTCAAAATAAATATCAGTGCCATTCAAGCGGGCCTTGGGCATGAAAGTCTCCTTAGTGTGGATGAGAGGAAAGAAGTCCGCAGACTAATCCCGCAGCTTCCACGAAGACCATGGAAAATCCTGAGAACCTACAAAATACAAACGTGAATTAAGACTTTAAAGAAAGTTTCAAGATTGTGGCGTGAGAAATTCACAAAGATACTGAGACTCTCTGAGTTCTTTCATCAAAACTTCGTAATCTGGACAGTGTGCTTCGACAAGTTGCCAGAAGTGCGCCGAATGATTCATGTGACGAAGATGTGCAAGCTCATGAATGATCACGTAATCAACGATCTCAGGCTTGAACACAATCAAACGCCAATTAAAATTAATACCACCCTTCGAAGAACAGCTGCCCCAGCGAGTTTTTTGTTCGCGGAACTTCAGAGTCTTGGGATAGAGACTCATCTGCCCGGCCCAATGTTTAGTTCGCTCCGTGATGGTCTTGATGGCTTCGCGCTTATAGAAATCACGAATCACCGCAAGCAGTTCCGGATGCTCGTCGGTCAGCACATCCGCGCTCCATTTATTGTGCGGAATATGCAAACGCAATTCTTCATCTTGAATCGCGACGAAAGATTTTTTCAAAACCGTCAGCGCCATCTTCAGTGGCAGATTGCGGCCATGAAACGGGAATTTTTCATAAGACCTTATTTTTCTTTCGGGAAACTTTTCAGAAAGTTCGTTGAACTTAGTGAAGTGCTTTTCGATCCAGTCTTTCTTTGACAGCAGGAATTCGTAGATCACCTTCTGCGTCGTGAGCTTCCCGGCAACCACTTTGATAGGCTTCTGTGGATACAAATAAATCGAGACCGAGCGTCGGAACGCTCGGCGATGGACTTCAACCGTCCAATTTGAAAATGAAAAGCTTTCTGTTTCTTTTGCCTTGTTTGCCATGGAGTCTTATGAGATTTACACTCGTATTATGAATTCAAAGAGCTCCTTTTACAATCTTGATCCCGAAAAGGTTCTACAAGCCGCAGAAAACGAGGGATTTCTTACAACGGGTGAGTTTTCACAGCTCAACTCCTATGAGAATAGGGTCTTTGACATTCGTCTCGAAAATTCATTTGAAAATCACACAAACATCATTGCGAAATTTTATCGCCCGAATCGCTGGAGTAAAGAAGCGGTTCTTGAAGAACACGAGTTCTTGTTGGATCTGCAAGCTGAAAGCATTCCCGCAGTCGCACCACTGAAACTTCGCTCTGGCAGCACCGTTGCTGAAGAGTATGGAATGTACGCGGCGTTTTTTCCGAAAGTCCGCGGCCGCATGCCACAAGAGTTTGTTGGCGATGAGCTTTTCCAGATCGGCCGCTTGATGGCGCAAGTTCACAACGTGGGCGCGCGCAAAGAAGCTCCTCATCGCCCGGTACTAGACACGAGCTATTACGGCGGCTGGGACACCTTAGACTTCTTGCAAGACTGGATCGCCCCCGAAGTGCGCGGTCGTTACAACGACGCGGCTGAGGGCATTCTGCAGCGTTTGGATGACATCCTCGATCCGAGTGAGTTTATCCGCATTCACGGCGACTGCCATAAAGGCAATTTACTTCACAACGGTAAACAGTTTTTCTTGGTCGACTTCGATGATTTCTGCAATGGTCCGGTCATTCAAGATTTTTGGATGCTCCTTAGTGGTGAAGGTGAAGAAGGCCAACGCGAGCGCGATGAAATTATCAAAGGCTATGAAGAGTTGCGTGAGTTCCCCGATCATCAATGGGCGTGGGTGCCATGGCTTCGAGGCTTAAGAATTATTTCGTATGCAGGTTGGATCGCAAAGCGCTGGGAAGATCCGAGCTTCCCGCGCCTATTCCCGGAATACAATACGTATCGCTACTGGGCTGAAGAGGTTGAGGCGCTCGAAAAGATCGCCTGGGCTCTTTAGTTATTCCAAGTAAAGGGGCCTTTGAAAATCACAAGATCCCGAGAAGAAGTTTCACTGTCCCCGGGACCCTGGTGTCTGTAAGTACTTATTTTACTTGGACTTTTACTTTGTGTTTGGCTTCAGATGAGCAGGTTGTTTCCATTGCTGTGGTCGAGCATTTCATAGTGCCGCAGCTCATAGAAATAATCTGATTGCCGTTGCCTTTGTTAAGGTCTTTGAACTCCTTTTTCCAGTCCGTGCAAGCGGTCTTCCAGTTTGAACGAGCTTCTTTCAAAAGCGGAGCTGCATCGCCCTCGATGGTATCAACACCTTCGGTGATTTCGAATTTATTGTCAGTTTTCTGACCTTTTTCGATTTTGATTGTTGTGTCGCCATCAGCTGGGATGTCTTTGATTCCCATCGTCTGAGCAAGCGCGAGAGAGCTCATAAAACTAAGGCTAATTACTAGGAATTTCATAGTTCCTCCTGTGTTTGTTGAATTTAGGCAAAGACCCTGGAAATGTTCACGACTTTTTAGTGTGCGCGGGGCGTTATTAGGTGAAATACGCTCTGCAGGGAGATACATCCACCCATGGCCGGGTCCCGTACAATAGAGCCCTTACTGAATCCGCTAGGTCCGGAAGGAAGCAACGGCGTTTAAGGGACTATGTGATATGGGGTGCTCGGCCACTTTCTTTGTTCCTGCTACTTGTGCTAGAGTCAGTTTTTTCGAGGGGTCTCTTTGTCTTATCAGGTCATAGCACGTAAATGGCGTCCGCAGTCTTTCAACGAAGTCGTTGGACAGAACCATATTACCCAAACGCTGACCAACGCCCTTAAAAACAATCGCCTTCATCACGCTATTCTTCTCACCGGCCCTCGCGGGACTGGTAAAACTTCTTCAGCACGTATTCTTGCTAAGGCGATTCGTTGCCCGAATGCGGTTGATTTTGTTCCCTGTGATAAGTGTGACTCTTGCCTTGAGATCGCGCAAAGCCGTAGTGCTGACGTGATTGAGCTCGATGGTGCGAGCAACAACGGTGTCGATGCGATCCGTGATCTGCGCGACTCTGTTGGCTACATGCCGTCTTCTGGTAAATACAAAGTTTATATCATCGATGAAGTTCACATGCTTTCGACAAGCGCGTTCAATGCGCTTTTAAAAACCCTCGAAGAACCACCGGAGCATGTGGTGTTCATCATGGCGACGACGGAAGTACAAAAAATTCCGCAGACGATTTTGTCGCGTTGCCAGCGCTATGATTTCCGCCGCATTCCGATCAAGCAAATTACTGATCAGTTGAGAAAAATCTGCGACGGCGAAAATGTCGGCGCTGAAGATGAAGCTCTGTGGATGATCGCCCGTCAGGGTGATGGTTCTATGCGCGACAGCTTGAGCTTGCTGGATCAAGTGATCACTTTCGCGAATGGCCCT is part of the Bdellovibrionales bacterium genome and harbors:
- a CDS encoding iron-containing redox enzyme family protein, giving the protein MRKYKIEDVEGAFEIAVKKMADAVDAFPWEDEACYAQWLGQTYYTVRHTTRFLTLSAGLMKIDQESFHQFYLHHLREETGHEMMAYRDFEAMEWKVEDIPETTEAQLMIQSQYHFLHQTPFAHFGFFWCLERLSCDRGQMITQRARKAHGPETISFITLHAAEDVGHVKTIRDKVSDIPPADYEDLIRNIEQTGYLYSKMLNEIAVKYAKKTKAA
- a CDS encoding alpha/beta hydrolase, yielding MPKARLNGTDIYFEDYGPKEAPAIVFSPLLYIDMSVYKPLLELFNDEFRVVTYDHRGQGQSARNTKKSDLQTSTKDTIALIEYLNLEPCHFVGNCLGAFVGLNLAVQRSDLLKSCTLMGAVPEGATTKEAKDMDNYLDNLKKEGPRLGMQSFVNRVFGETFRTSMDPSVIERREKILQHLKVMSVDELENARQIFHRQTISKEDLQKISVPVLIIAGDEDVPEYLASYKRLGLAIPHVTYKTLHHAGYSLVVEQPYEVAHLVRDHIEKAERNYAAMLSSGKKSKGKPSRLRS
- a CDS encoding M48 family metallopeptidase — translated: MANKAKETESFSFSNWTVEVHRRAFRRSVSIYLYPQKPIKVVAGKLTTQKVIYEFLLSKKDWIEKHFTKFNELSEKFPERKIRSYEKFPFHGRNLPLKMALTVLKKSFVAIQDEELRLHIPHNKWSADVLTDEHPELLAVIRDFYKREAIKTITERTKHWAGQMSLYPKTLKFREQKTRWGSCSSKGGINFNWRLIVFKPEIVDYVIIHELAHLRHMNHSAHFWQLVEAHCPDYEVLMKELRESQYLCEFLTPQS
- a CDS encoding serine/threonine protein kinase; protein product: MNSKSSFYNLDPEKVLQAAENEGFLTTGEFSQLNSYENRVFDIRLENSFENHTNIIAKFYRPNRWSKEAVLEEHEFLLDLQAESIPAVAPLKLRSGSTVAEEYGMYAAFFPKVRGRMPQEFVGDELFQIGRLMAQVHNVGARKEAPHRPVLDTSYYGGWDTLDFLQDWIAPEVRGRYNDAAEGILQRLDDILDPSEFIRIHGDCHKGNLLHNGKQFFLVDFDDFCNGPVIQDFWMLLSGEGEEGQRERDEIIKGYEELREFPDHQWAWVPWLRGLRIISYAGWIAKRWEDPSFPRLFPEYNTYRYWAEEVEALEKIAWAL